One genomic region from Lycorma delicatula isolate Av1 chromosome 1, ASM4794821v1, whole genome shotgun sequence encodes:
- the LOC142317953 gene encoding E3 SUMO-protein ligase ZBED1-like encodes MLNPWYSLPCRKTITTSLISQLYDRISCEIRKSLYNIEEACVITTDSWTSVSNNNYMAITVHFIDHDCNLKTQLLTCMEICSQHTAENITIELQGKFNESAITDKIEAVVSDNAANLKAAIRNCQLRHIPCLAHTINLIVQATVSEVKTIVVKSKSIVEFFKRSSHAASKLQNMQRQINFKELKLKQKVPTRWNSLLHMFNRLLETKEPLISTVALVNPILNNISFDEWTVIAEM; translated from the coding sequence ATGTTAAACCCTTGGTATTCGCTTCCTTGTCGGAAAACAATTACAACTAGTTTAATTTCACAATTATATGATAGAATTTCTTGTGAGATTCGTAagtcattatataatatagaagAAGCATGCGTAATAACCACTGACAGTTGgacatcagtttcaaataataattatatggccATAACTGTCCATTTCATTGACCatgattgcaatttaaaaaccCAATTACTTACTTGTATGGAAATCTGCAGTCAACATACGGCTGAAAACATTACCATTGAATTACAAGGTAAATTCAACGAGTCGGCTATTACTGACAAAATAGAAGCGGTTGTTAGTGACAATGCAGCAAATTTAAAAGCTGCTATTCGCAATTGTCAGCTACGCCATATTCCTTGCTTAGcgcatacaattaatttaattgtccaaGCAACAGTGTCTGAAGTAAAAACAATTGTAGTAAAATCGAAATCAATTGTCGAATTTTTTAAACGAAGTTCTCATGCTGCCTCCAAACTGCAAAACATGCAgcgacaaattaattttaaagaattaaaattaaaacagaaagtgCCTACCCGATGGAACTCACTCCTGCAcatgtttaatagattattagaaacaaaagaacCACTAATTTCGACTGTAGCTTTGGTGAAtcctattctaaataatatttcatttgatgagTGGACAGTTATAGCTGAAATGTGA